The sequence CAAGGGCAAGAAACACAAGAGGTGAAGCGCACAAAGTGGTCAGGGGAGTTAAATCCTTGTGCCAACTTTTACCTTGAGACAACTTTTACCAAAGGCTACGTTTCATCTAACTACACAAGAAAGTAAAGAACAAGACAAACTGAAAGCTGTTCTTACAAGGGATGAAAGGTGTCCAAAAAGACAATTTTCTTAACTGAAAGTAGACATAAATTCTGTGAATGGAGAGAAGCAAGGGATCCAACAAATACGACATGTTTACAATGacaataaaaacaatgtttcaCTCGTTTCCTGTAGATCCGCGagaagcagtttttttcagCACTGAAAGATCTTCAAACGTTTCGTACATCCTTACATTCTTTACTTGAAAGTTACATCCACGTTGAATCTGTACTTGAACATGTTATATGTCAAGCAGATCGGAGTTATACATACTTATAGAAACCCAGAACCAACACCTACTAACAACTGCAACAAAATTGCCTCAAGAGAAAAATCGTTGAAATACTTCGTCAAATCAAATAAGAACAAACAATTGAACTTAAAAGAAGTTTATTCCAACATCCAATTTATGTCAGGATAACAACGTTGTATTCAATTTGACTGACAAATATATTAACCCATTTTGTGATTCTTAAAGCGATGTAAAATGCAAAAGTGGTGATATTCAAACATCAAAATAATTCACTGCTTTACCACAATTTCCCAACTACTTCACGTATACTCAGTTCATTTCACAGTTAAAACAAATGGCACGAAAAGCCAGGAAACTAACAGTATGCTAGAACTCTAATTCGAAACGGTATGCAGCAAAACAACATATTAAAATCGTTATTCTCAACGGTTTTACCAAGTCTATATATAATGAGGTGCAGAGAAATACACGAAAgtgaaactaaaaacaaaaaatcataAACTTGACTTTCTCCTGCCCACATCATGGAAGGTAAATTTCCAAGAACTAGGATGACAAATTATTCCCTCTTCACCCTTTCCTGGAAATTTCAACGACCTTAGTGGAAGCGCTGTTATCTTTAGTAAATAATCATGGAAGCAACTCTCGTGAGGGCCCACTAATTAAAACTTCTCGGTCTTGTTGCttttgaaaatcaaaaggtTAAAATAAAAAACCCCCAAGAAAGCCGCTACATGGAAGTTAAGTTTAGACACAAGCTTAAAAGATTTCACCACTAAGAAACCTATGGTCCAGttattttgacatattttcctATATAAATAATTTCAAATATAGTGACTTTGAACAAAAATTAACCTTTGTATAAGTAGCTTTTCATAACTTCTTGTTATTATTGCGCACAAAAATGAAAGGTGTATTTGCATGCAAAATATAATGACAAGCATACAGAACTACGGTACTGTTTTAACTTCTTTGCCTGCTGTCCCTATTGTCATAAGTTGAGCTCCTTTTCAATAGGAGCGTGTTAGACCCAAGTGGGAATTGGTACTAGTCACTACGTCACCACAACCACTACACAGATAGCTATTTTGCACGTAATAACGTAAGGTTATGGGTTTATAATAAGAGCACATTTCTTAAATTAATCTTTAATCAGCTCTTAGGGATTTTCTCCATCAGCAAATTAGATTTTACACCACAGCAAACACCGCAACACTACAACAAGTCCAGTAGAACCCCTTTTGTcaaaaaagggggggggggtgaatgAAATAGACATTTTAACGcaataaaatttacaaatatgTTTTACAACGACGGTGCAAACTTGCATTCGCCGCattgtaattttaaaaaattaagaattttaTCACTGCAGCAATATTTTTAGAATAACTTATACGATCTCTGGTAAAAATTACTGACTGATTTAAAATAAAACCTACCCCTTGAATTTTCATAGTAAGGCAAACGGCTTCTCAAGATCTTATTGTATCCCAGAAAGCATTTTGATTTGCAAGTCTTTGGTTGATAAGGTCCAATGCTCCAGAAAACACCCGTGGCCATTTGGTGAAAGCCACCTTGTACCTCGAAGACATTCTTGAAATAGTATTTAGTTCCTTGAATTGTAGGTTTCCATAACGTGCCAAGAAATATTTCTCTCTCCTGTCTGAAAGGTTCTTCCTAACTTTAATCTTCTTTTTGCGATCTCGCTTGTATTCAGCGTCACACACAGACCTGGAATTCTTTGGAAGTTTCTTTCTGTGACTTTGCTTTTCTGTCGCAGAAATTATGTGTTTTGAGGGAGACTTTGGAAGGATGTTTTCAGAATAGTTTGATAAGGCCTTTCGACCAGACGCCGTGCATCGCCCAGGTACAAGAGTAAAACCGCCATTCCTTCTCTTTTTCAAACTCTTGCCAACATCATAAAGTTTGACAACAAGTTCCTTCTTCAAAGACGAAGACTCTCCTTCTAACTGCCTGCCACTTGAAACTGACAAAGGGACAAGCTTTATCTCAGGAGATAACAgttctacatgattcaatgtgGATCGCCTAACTCTAGATTTCATTGAGTTACAAAGTGTATCACTTATTTCACTTTTAAAAGGAGAACCCGATGGAACACGTTTTGATACCGTCGAAAATTTTTCTGCatccaaagaaaaataatgaccCGCAGATTCTGTCTCCTGGACGGGACTTTCTGGAGGTGAATAATTGCCAAGATCAGGCCAGGTTTCATAGTCACAAACATCAAGGTCTTTACATGAAGAGAAACCAATGGATGAGCTTTCATCGGAAAGTGTGCTTGGTTCCAACAGATCACCAGCTGACGACGACGATGAAATGGACGCCACTTCATACGAAAAGTCTCGTGGTTTCTGGCataaaagaagatgaaatttgctCCATTAGAGTCCAAGAACCCTCAAGACATACTTTGTAACCATTAATTCTGTCAATGCATCTAATAAACATCTGAGAATGAAGTTTGGGACAAAAAGCCTTCCTTTCATTCAATTGTTATCCTTTTACTCGTCATTGaacacaaaaaatggaaaaaaaagaacataagGTTTTGTTGTGCTGAGATGACCTCTGAGTAATAATATTCTAGAATAGAATATGCTTGGCTGAcagttcacaaaaaaaaaaaaccaaaacaaacaaacaaaaagtttGATGGTAACggtttctaaagaaatggcAGTGGCGAGTCGGAGGGGATGtgaaaaaaccaaaatttggtgATAAGTCGATAAGGGTGAAATTTCAACTGTGAAGTGATAACGAAGCTGACCTTTCGGGCGTTAGcacttcgtcgtcacttgccgattagattacgaagctgacgttttcgagcgttagcccttcgtcgtcacttgccgattagaatacgaagctgatgtttcgaacgttagcccttcgttgtcAC is a genomic window of Acropora muricata isolate sample 2 chromosome 8, ASM3666990v1, whole genome shotgun sequence containing:
- the LOC136925804 gene encoding uncharacterized protein; amino-acid sequence: MIDPRNMPRVRVCIARMPPHELPHNALKQYHNYAAKRKAGDSTPNEIGETRLNGIAMHLPVDFSFVSAKDGHEHKCDCSRCTSCTCTTSNTFSVSDFYVPLQDKCQAIFNFLNASNGNVHTTPNVSHLSGNTSIVTQENDKSHVINGFCHHDDTSLDSNDSQEASNSRSAVGGFNTQPNKVESGRHSALSIISSHHSVVSNGKEQTASVPHSPAMSDPVECILKPVLNFGPKNDGEVNNASATDYLEKRTRNHSYGLRNIVKPRDFSYEVASISSSSSAGDLLEPSTLSDESSSIGFSSCKDLDVCDYETWPDLGNYSPPESPVQETESAGHYFSLDAEKFSTVSKRVPSGSPFKSEISDTLCNSMKSRVRRSTLNHVELLSPEIKLVPLSVSSGRQLEGESSSLKKELVVKLYDVGKSLKKRRNGGFTLVPGRCTASGRKALSNYSENILPKSPSKHIISATEKQSHRKKLPKNSRSVCDAEYKRDRKKKIKVRKNLSDRREKYFLARYGNLQFKELNTISRMSSRYKVAFTKWPRVFSGALDLINQRLANQNAFWDTIRS